The following coding sequences are from one Pigmentibacter sp. JX0631 window:
- a CDS encoding SDR family NAD(P)-dependent oxidoreductase codes for MKIKVNWYGKEYPQDWEFFAECEEGKNIDISGKNGSESKKTAPSPKELVLQGMASCTAIDVISTLKKMRQVVESFTVECSAAQTEIHPKIFKESTLTYKLTGKNLEIEKVIHCIFLSFTKYCGVHAILEKSGCNIKPQIFINDKLIDLWDPQNKTQIKLQEWYENFGKNCSKGVALVIGTSRGIGKELVFKLEKEGYAVLPAGRTSFNFENENIFDSLFLDITKPYTTDYVKNLLIKTKIKISLLVQNAGISSTDLVQDDVNALQLTMHELRHVYDTNVFGIIESTNNLISVLEASAKVILVSSTMALRERDSFLTSVYRMTKRTINQYVRQAAMQITHEQRDVSIFALHPGSVKTDLNPSGKISVEESTTQIMEILADNFALNLKNNNGEFWIYDTEAKTWKIKF; via the coding sequence GTGAAGAAGGTAAAAATATAGATATTTCAGGGAAAAATGGTTCTGAAAGCAAAAAAACAGCACCTAGTCCGAAAGAATTGGTATTGCAAGGAATGGCTTCTTGTACTGCAATCGATGTCATTAGCACTTTAAAAAAAATGCGCCAAGTTGTTGAGTCTTTTACCGTTGAATGCTCTGCTGCGCAAACAGAAATACATCCTAAAATATTCAAAGAATCTACTCTAACTTATAAACTTACAGGAAAAAATTTAGAGATAGAAAAAGTTATTCATTGTATTTTTTTAAGCTTCACAAAGTATTGCGGAGTCCATGCTATTTTAGAAAAATCTGGATGTAATATAAAACCACAAATTTTTATTAATGATAAATTAATAGATCTTTGGGATCCTCAAAATAAAACGCAAATAAAATTGCAAGAATGGTATGAAAATTTTGGCAAAAATTGTTCAAAAGGTGTAGCTTTAGTTATAGGCACTTCAAGAGGAATTGGAAAAGAATTAGTTTTTAAACTTGAAAAAGAAGGATACGCTGTTCTTCCTGCTGGACGCACTAGTTTTAACTTTGAAAATGAAAATATTTTTGACTCTTTATTTTTAGATATTACAAAACCCTATACAACTGATTATGTAAAAAATTTACTAATAAAAACAAAAATAAAAATATCTTTACTGGTTCAAAATGCTGGAATATCTTCTACTGACTTGGTTCAAGATGATGTAAATGCTTTGCAGCTTACAATGCATGAATTAAGACATGTTTACGATACAAATGTTTTTGGAATAATTGAATCAACTAATAATTTAATCTCAGTTTTAGAAGCAAGTGCAAAAGTTATTTTAGTTTCAAGTACAATGGCATTAAGAGAAAGAGATTCCTTTTTAACATCTGTTTACCGAATGACTAAAAGGACAATCAACCAATATGTGAGACAAGCAGCAATGCAAATAACCCATGAGCAAAGAGATGTATCTATTTTTGCTTTGCATCCAGGGAGTGTAAAAACAGATTTAAACCCATCAGGTAAAATTTCTGTAGAAGAAAGTACTACGCAAATTATGGAAATTTTAGCAGATAATTTTGCTCTAAATTTAAAGAATAATAATGGTGAGTTTTGGATTTATGATACTGAAGCAAAAACTTGGAAAATAAAATTTTAG
- a CDS encoding competence/damage-inducible protein A has protein sequence MQSAGLLITGNEVLSAKTKDTNGPFMGMHLRKIGMAVTASMMCGDNETELLDCLDYLAKKSDVILMTGGLGPTSDDLTAQVVAKFFGISTEFNTEAWNSCTDFFIKAGRKEIPESNKKQAFLPKNCNLIPNELGTAVGFVVAGEKNGKRIKVFSMPGVPYEMEKMFLRHVLPELEDKSFFPVVKYWQVFFMGESFMQNAINTAEKNLQLRFPNSSVSYQAHPYYVSYSVTIFADSVEKKQNYEEFLNNEFNYEVEKAFQDNILFSEDKKVSVYLYEKLKQNKLSISFIENTNCGFLSKEFSQFSNDFDVFKGGLVYPSASFITSILNLPSNISILSVSEPEQYLAEVALRMLTLSHSKICLAEIGTLKELNNENKQELASFNFVLAFTKNNFFDFEQIAKTLSVYGWRFLDSYSVKDYFIFGCQIKNNARHSREIQQTRASLFLLCSLAKILSNP, from the coding sequence ATGCAATCAGCAGGGTTATTAATTACAGGAAATGAAGTTCTATCTGCGAAAACAAAAGATACAAATGGTCCTTTTATGGGAATGCATTTAAGAAAAATAGGAATGGCAGTTACAGCATCGATGATGTGTGGAGATAACGAAACGGAGTTACTAGATTGTTTAGATTATTTAGCAAAGAAATCTGATGTAATATTAATGACAGGTGGTTTGGGCCCAACATCAGATGATTTAACTGCACAAGTTGTAGCAAAATTCTTTGGAATTTCTACTGAATTTAATACTGAAGCATGGAATTCTTGTACAGATTTTTTTATTAAAGCAGGTAGGAAAGAAATCCCGGAAAGTAATAAAAAACAAGCATTTTTACCTAAAAATTGCAATTTAATACCTAATGAATTAGGCACTGCTGTTGGTTTTGTTGTTGCTGGCGAGAAAAATGGAAAACGTATAAAAGTTTTTAGTATGCCAGGAGTACCATATGAAATGGAAAAAATGTTTCTTCGACATGTTTTACCAGAGCTTGAGGATAAATCTTTTTTTCCAGTTGTAAAATATTGGCAAGTTTTTTTTATGGGTGAATCTTTTATGCAAAATGCTATTAATACAGCAGAAAAAAACTTACAATTACGGTTTCCTAATTCTTCTGTATCTTATCAAGCTCATCCCTATTATGTTTCCTATTCTGTAACTATTTTCGCAGATAGTGTTGAAAAAAAACAAAATTATGAAGAATTTTTAAATAATGAATTCAATTATGAAGTTGAAAAGGCTTTTCAGGATAATATTTTATTTTCTGAAGATAAAAAAGTATCTGTTTATTTATATGAAAAGTTGAAGCAAAATAAATTATCAATATCTTTTATCGAAAATACAAATTGTGGATTTCTTAGTAAAGAATTTTCACAATTTTCAAATGATTTTGATGTTTTTAAAGGTGGGTTAGTTTATCCATCTGCATCTTTCATAACTAGTATCTTAAATTTGCCGAGTAATATTTCTATTTTGTCTGTTTCTGAACCTGAACAATATCTTGCTGAAGTTGCACTAAGAATGCTAACATTAAGTCATTCAAAAATATGTCTTGCTGAAATAGGTACGTTAAAAGAATTAAATAATGAAAATAAACAAGAATTAGCATCATTTAATTTTGTTCTTGCCTTCACAAAAAATAACTTTTTTGATTTTGAACAAATTGCAAAAACATTGTCTGTCTATGGGTGGAGATTTTTAGATTCATATTCAGTAAAAGATTATTTTATTTTTGGCTGTCAGATAAAAAATAATGCGAGACATTCAAGAGAAATTCAACAAACTAGAGCCTCGTTATTTTTGCTCTGTTCACTAGCGAAAATTTTAAGTAACCCATAA
- a CDS encoding ABC transporter ATP-binding protein has product MNHIHAKEINFSYSNETFLKNISLTIQAGKMISIIGPNGSGKSTLVKLLAASILPQSGHVFLNELPILKMKRKELAKKIAYLSQSPVAPDDLTVRQLVQYGRYAHQSYFKNTKNNDENIVNWALQVTGLTNFAENCVFELSGGQRQRAWIGMALAQNSQCLFLDELTTYLDIRHQIEILNLLKNINQEQKKTIVMVHHDLNHAIHYSEEIIVMADGKIKAFDKVQNILESKILNSVFNIEFKCFFDQNKRPILFYSHTVA; this is encoded by the coding sequence ATGAACCATATACATGCTAAAGAAATAAATTTTTCATATTCAAATGAAACATTTTTAAAAAATATTTCCTTAACTATCCAAGCTGGCAAAATGATTTCTATTATAGGTCCAAATGGTTCGGGAAAATCTACTTTAGTAAAATTGCTAGCAGCCTCAATTCTGCCACAAAGTGGACATGTTTTTTTAAATGAGTTGCCAATTTTGAAAATGAAACGGAAAGAACTTGCAAAAAAAATTGCATATTTATCTCAATCACCTGTAGCTCCTGATGATTTAACAGTTCGGCAGTTGGTTCAATATGGGCGTTATGCGCATCAATCTTATTTTAAAAATACAAAGAATAATGATGAAAATATTGTTAATTGGGCTTTACAAGTAACAGGACTAACAAATTTTGCTGAAAATTGTGTTTTTGAACTTTCTGGTGGGCAAAGACAACGCGCCTGGATAGGTATGGCTTTAGCACAAAATAGTCAATGTTTATTTTTAGATGAACTTACGACTTATTTAGATATAAGGCATCAAATTGAAATTTTAAATTTATTAAAAAATATTAATCAGGAACAAAAGAAAACTATTGTTATGGTACATCATGATTTAAATCACGCCATTCATTATTCTGAGGAAATAATTGTTATGGCTGATGGGAAAATAAAAGCTTTTGATAAGGTGCAAAATATTTTAGAAAGTAAAATACTAAATTCTGTATTTAATATTGAATTTAAATGTTTTTTTGATCAAAATAAAAGGCCAATATTATTTTATTCACATACTGTAGCATAG
- a CDS encoding iron ABC transporter permease produces MLRTKSNKIIFIMIYLLFLIFISIISLKFGIVNYSLKNIFMVLIEKNNVDQSFFILHDVRLPRIIIGAFCGILFAVSGSILQSVFHNPMAAPDILGINSASSFFILINTFYLSKFFAFPNIYFSIFGAILGFLLAIIFTLEKKQILQIRLIIVGIACGVLFKALCQFLVMQTDEKFSAILKFITGTLYHSSWELIEQIFIPGCCFLFLTFLFLKKLDLLLLKDTDSKNLGFSPLPWKLYYIFLALGLSAVAVSGCGSLGFIGLISPNISKLLFGSQHKFNLIGSAFIGASITLLADFFGRIIYPPYEIPVGLITIILGVPYFLFLLKKTSKHN; encoded by the coding sequence ATGCTTAGAACTAAATCCAATAAAATAATTTTTATCATGATATATTTGTTATTTTTAATCTTTATTTCAATAATATCTTTAAAATTTGGGATAGTGAATTATTCTTTAAAAAATATTTTTATGGTTCTAATTGAAAAAAACAACGTTGATCAATCTTTTTTTATTCTTCACGATGTCAGGTTACCAAGAATCATTATTGGTGCTTTTTGTGGAATTCTTTTTGCAGTTTCTGGAAGTATTTTGCAAAGTGTATTTCATAATCCCATGGCAGCTCCAGATATTCTTGGTATTAATTCGGCAAGTTCATTTTTTATTTTAATAAATACTTTTTATCTTTCTAAATTTTTTGCATTTCCTAATATTTATTTTTCTATTTTTGGTGCTATCTTAGGTTTTCTTTTAGCAATAATTTTTACTCTAGAAAAAAAACAAATTTTACAAATACGCTTAATAATTGTGGGAATAGCTTGCGGAGTTTTATTTAAAGCTCTTTGCCAATTTTTAGTTATGCAGACAGATGAAAAATTTAGTGCAATACTTAAATTTATTACTGGTACATTATACCATTCAAGTTGGGAACTCATCGAGCAAATTTTTATTCCAGGTTGCTGTTTTCTTTTCCTAACTTTTCTTTTTCTAAAAAAACTTGATCTCTTACTTTTAAAGGATACAGATTCTAAAAATTTGGGCTTCTCACCGTTACCATGGAAATTATATTATATCTTTTTGGCACTAGGTTTATCAGCAGTTGCAGTTTCTGGATGTGGTAGTTTAGGTTTTATTGGACTTATTTCACCTAATATTTCAAAATTACTTTTCGGAAGTCAACATAAATTTAATTTAATTGGTTCTGCTTTTATTGGAGCAAGCATTACACTATTGGCTGATTTTTTTGGCCGAATAATTTACCCTCCTTATGAAATTCCAGTTGGGCTTATTACAATCATTTTAGGAGTTCCTTACTTTCTCTTTCTTTTAAAAAAAACTAGTAAACATAATTAA
- a CDS encoding iron ABC transporter permease: MQVLSSKKYVFLIYLILVLLLISFFIIALSLGPIKLPFKEVIENLFFPSDKLESRLIFDTRLPRAITACLVGSALGIAGMNLQFISQNPMACPSLLGINQGAGLGIVLTLAFYPFCHPIIYLSFSVIGGGIATAFIFYIANKVGLTPLKFILAGQAINALFYALIQAILIFLPTRSGVILINLNGSLAGSSWELLKWTSLPTILVLILNFLNLKNLHLLSFGKTTAHSVGFNYKFNIGFFLFLTVILSSFSVALIGPILFLPLIINHFSKMVVGQNPYFLAPFIALFGAIFILICDSLMKYLFAEKEVAIGLLIAVIGAPILILTSKLKQHKKNA, from the coding sequence TTGCAAGTTTTATCAAGTAAGAAATATGTTTTTTTAATATATCTTATTTTAGTATTATTATTAATTTCTTTTTTCATTATTGCCTTGTCTTTAGGTCCTATTAAATTACCTTTTAAAGAAGTAATAGAAAATTTATTTTTCCCTTCAGATAAACTAGAAAGTCGCTTAATATTTGATACAAGGTTACCAAGAGCAATCACTGCTTGTTTAGTTGGTTCAGCGTTAGGAATTGCTGGAATGAACTTACAGTTCATTAGCCAAAATCCAATGGCCTGTCCAAGCTTATTAGGAATAAATCAAGGAGCTGGACTTGGCATTGTTTTAACACTAGCATTTTATCCTTTTTGCCATCCAATAATTTATTTATCTTTCTCTGTAATTGGCGGAGGAATTGCTACAGCTTTTATTTTTTATATTGCAAATAAAGTTGGTTTGACACCATTAAAATTTATTTTAGCAGGTCAAGCAATAAATGCACTATTTTATGCTCTTATTCAAGCTATTTTAATTTTTTTACCCACAAGATCAGGTGTTATATTAATAAATTTAAATGGCTCATTAGCAGGATCATCTTGGGAACTTTTAAAATGGACATCTCTTCCTACTATACTAGTTTTAATATTAAATTTTTTAAATTTAAAAAATTTGCACCTTCTTTCATTTGGAAAAACAACAGCTCATTCGGTAGGATTTAATTATAAATTCAATATAGGATTTTTTCTTTTTTTAACTGTAATTTTAAGTTCATTTTCTGTTGCATTAATTGGACCTATTCTTTTTTTACCATTAATTATTAATCATTTTAGTAAAATGGTAGTAGGTCAAAATCCATATTTTCTTGCACCATTTATTGCTTTATTTGGAGCAATTTTTATCTTAATTTGCGATAGTTTAATGAAATATTTATTTGCAGAAAAAGAAGTAGCTATTGGACTACTAATTGCAGTAATTGGAGCGCCTATTTTAATATTAACCTCTAAATTAAAGCAGCACAAAAAAAATGCTTAG
- a CDS encoding EamA family transporter gives MWITEAIFSAIIFGFASVVMKSSTMRNQIDQYLLWGLYLAGGIFFYTQCYKELYFSTNIFLYVWAVLIGLGSFYGNWFVIKALEVGPASLTAPMLSLNIPLIILMSVFVYHEEIDSIKIAIIVTLFAAIIIVKIDPNEKLVIKENKWFLWVILGSFFLFLREGGLKITQELNLNNTIVLLYSYIFCFILSSTAIIIKEKRLFLANKKSSYKSYNLRYLINIFKEKNRYHAVWYGLVTGLCSGLGLYLYSQALLTGPTSLVALIFSARSLVIVALSYIIHKERLSLFQKFSVILLCLGLSLASFIK, from the coding sequence ATGTGGATAACAGAAGCAATTTTTAGTGCAATCATTTTTGGATTTGCAAGTGTAGTTATGAAATCATCTACAATGCGAAACCAAATAGACCAATATTTGCTATGGGGACTTTATTTAGCTGGAGGCATCTTTTTTTATACCCAGTGTTATAAAGAACTATATTTTTCAACTAACATTTTTTTATATGTTTGGGCAGTTTTAATAGGTTTAGGATCATTTTATGGCAACTGGTTTGTTATAAAGGCGCTTGAAGTAGGGCCTGCAAGTTTAACAGCTCCTATGCTAAGTTTAAATATTCCTTTGATTATACTAATGTCAGTTTTTGTCTACCATGAAGAAATTGACAGTATTAAAATTGCTATTATTGTTACTTTGTTTGCCGCTATAATAATCGTAAAAATAGACCCAAATGAAAAGTTAGTTATTAAAGAAAATAAATGGTTTTTGTGGGTAATTTTGGGATCTTTCTTTCTATTTCTTAGAGAGGGTGGATTAAAAATTACACAAGAATTAAATTTAAATAATACGATTGTTTTGCTATACTCTTACATTTTTTGTTTTATTCTTTCTTCTACTGCTATTATTATAAAGGAAAAAAGATTATTTTTAGCTAATAAAAAATCAAGTTATAAAAGTTATAACTTAAGATATTTGATTAATATTTTTAAAGAAAAAAATAGATATCATGCCGTTTGGTATGGTCTTGTAACAGGTTTATGCTCTGGTTTAGGGTTATATTTATATTCACAAGCTTTGTTAACAGGGCCAACTAGTTTAGTTGCATTAATTTTTTCTGCACGAAGTCTTGTAATAGTAGCTCTCTCATACATAATTCATAAGGAACGATTGTCGTTATTCCAAAAATTTTCTGTAATTCTTTTATGTTTAGGACTCTCCCTTGCAAGTTTTATCAAGTAA
- a CDS encoding NAD/NADP-dependent octopine/nopaline dehydrogenase family protein, whose protein sequence is MKNIAVIGCGHGGQALAGHLALLGLSVNLYAHPNHLGGIHIVNSKGGIDCQGAVEGFGKLNIITTDLNLAVKDTEIIFICLPVVAHESIFINLLPFLKENHIVVNLSAQFSGIFQKEILNRSNWDKNIIIADVTSFPYACRSESPGQANIVSIKQSMGLASFNHNLSSEVANILNNFFPSNLRVMSSFVEVGLYDPCGVTHPSNVLFNAGRIGNNLEFYFYKDGITKETASFLEKLDYERIEIGNKLNLNLPKFYEVMNEYYNLSFKNIYDFYKFSPIHNKKTFCPMAINHRYITEDVPYSLVPWLTIGEQLGVKCSAMRNIIEISSVLNNTNYFEKGRIIRESHLREFHKCG, encoded by the coding sequence ATGAAAAATATAGCCGTTATAGGGTGTGGGCATGGTGGGCAAGCATTAGCAGGCCATTTGGCTCTACTTGGATTATCTGTTAACTTATACGCCCATCCTAACCACTTAGGTGGTATTCACATTGTAAATTCGAAGGGTGGAATTGATTGTCAAGGAGCTGTTGAAGGATTCGGAAAACTAAATATTATTACAACAGACCTGAATTTGGCAGTAAAAGATACTGAAATTATATTTATTTGTTTGCCAGTAGTGGCACACGAATCAATATTTATAAATTTACTTCCTTTCTTAAAGGAAAATCATATCGTAGTTAATTTATCTGCGCAATTTTCAGGAATTTTTCAAAAAGAAATATTAAATCGTTCAAATTGGGATAAAAATATTATAATAGCCGATGTTACTTCTTTTCCTTATGCTTGCAGAAGCGAATCCCCCGGACAAGCAAATATAGTTTCAATAAAACAATCAATGGGACTGGCGTCTTTCAATCATAATTTAAGTTCTGAAGTTGCAAATATCTTAAATAATTTCTTTCCAAGTAATTTAAGAGTTATGTCAAGTTTTGTTGAAGTTGGATTGTATGATCCGTGCGGTGTAACTCATCCTTCAAATGTATTATTTAATGCAGGTAGAATAGGAAATAATTTAGAGTTCTATTTTTATAAAGATGGAATAACTAAAGAAACAGCATCTTTTCTTGAAAAATTAGACTATGAAAGAATAGAAATTGGAAATAAATTAAATTTAAATCTACCTAAATTTTATGAAGTTATGAATGAATATTACAATCTTTCATTTAAAAATATTTATGATTTTTATAAATTTTCTCCTATCCATAACAAAAAAACTTTTTGCCCAATGGCGATTAATCATCGCTACATCACGGAAGATGTTCCTTACTCACTAGTTCCTTGGTTAACAATAGGAGAACAATTAGGAGTTAAATGTTCCGCAATGCGAAATATTATCGAAATTTCCTCAGTATTAAATAATACAAACTATTTTGAAAAAGGACGTATTATTAGAGAATCTCACCTCAGAGAATTTCATAAATGTGGATAA
- a CDS encoding ABC transporter substrate-binding protein, protein MKFKLVATMLSLCASFCSFSSFATIYPTQVSGENGKVTIQKKPERIIVLEFGILDELKLLGVKPIGMGKSDNTEGQDPAHLQEFIKDIASVGTRDEPSLEAIAKLKPDLIIGDASFVMNILPQLNKIAPTILMNGILGDPKEQIKNLHTLAKITNTENKVPGIIEHYEKIRTHALKVAEKSKKKTVLIGYITPNGVFRALTSNAIATPILKELNKENLVKETDVMHRIEMTVEGVISKNPDQIAILLTDGNMEPYKKLEKNPLWKDVRALKENQIYFLDRNVWAKTHGIEAMEIMYKEAETSGFLEAIPQSKKAKLN, encoded by the coding sequence ATGAAATTCAAATTAGTTGCTACAATGCTTTCTTTATGCGCATCTTTTTGTTCCTTTAGCAGTTTTGCGACAATTTATCCAACCCAAGTATCAGGAGAAAATGGTAAAGTAACAATTCAAAAAAAACCTGAACGTATCATAGTTTTAGAATTTGGTATTTTAGATGAGTTAAAACTACTTGGAGTCAAGCCAATAGGAATGGGTAAAAGTGATAACACAGAAGGACAGGATCCAGCCCATTTGCAAGAATTCATCAAAGACATAGCCAGTGTAGGAACAAGGGATGAACCTAGTTTAGAGGCAATTGCTAAATTAAAACCAGATCTTATTATTGGAGATGCTTCTTTTGTAATGAATATTCTACCACAATTAAATAAAATTGCCCCAACAATTTTGATGAATGGTATTTTAGGTGATCCTAAAGAGCAAATAAAGAATTTGCATACACTTGCAAAAATTACAAATACTGAAAATAAAGTACCAGGAATTATTGAACACTATGAAAAAATAAGAACTCATGCATTAAAAGTTGCTGAAAAATCAAAGAAAAAAACAGTCTTAATTGGATACATTACCCCAAACGGTGTTTTTAGAGCTTTAACCTCAAATGCAATAGCAACTCCAATATTAAAAGAACTAAATAAGGAAAATTTAGTTAAAGAAACTGATGTTATGCACAGAATAGAAATGACTGTTGAAGGTGTTATTAGTAAAAACCCTGATCAAATTGCCATTTTATTAACAGACGGAAATATGGAACCTTATAAAAAATTAGAAAAAAACCCTCTCTGGAAAGATGTTAGGGCTTTAAAAGAAAATCAAATTTATTTCTTGGATAGAAATGTTTGGGCGAAAACTCATGGTATTGAAGCAATGGAAATTATGTATAAAGAGGCTGAAACTTCAGGTTTTTTAGAAGCTATCCCACAAAGTAAAAAAGCAAAATTAAATTAA
- a CDS encoding alpha/beta hydrolase, with translation MPTFKLSNGLDMNYKDIGEGFPIIIVHGTPSSSDEFINLIQILKKNYRIIACDHIGFGESVKPSNYSYLIKDHQNNFNEFMSFLNLSSLNIIVHDFGGIIALPYIIDNLNKVSNLVISNSWAWKMSKIEYFPFWMRSLMSSKVARYLYLEKNFSPRFFVKLAWGEFSPLDAEKHNKYISKFKTSSERHGTWGFAQALVNENDIIWKIENQLSKLNGAKTLLLWGGADKLITLKSMNFWKLLLPNARVRKLEKVGHFLFDEAPELCAAELLDFFQDNE, from the coding sequence ATGCCTACTTTTAAACTTTCTAACGGATTAGATATGAATTACAAAGATATTGGTGAAGGTTTTCCAATTATTATTGTGCATGGAACACCTAGTTCTTCAGATGAATTTATTAATTTAATACAGATTTTAAAAAAAAATTACAGAATAATTGCATGTGATCATATTGGTTTTGGCGAATCAGTAAAACCTAGCAATTACTCCTATCTTATTAAGGATCATCAAAATAATTTTAATGAATTTATGTCATTTTTAAACTTATCTAGCTTAAACATTATAGTTCATGATTTTGGCGGGATTATCGCATTACCTTATATAATTGATAATTTAAATAAAGTATCTAATCTAGTAATAAGTAATTCTTGGGCATGGAAGATGAGTAAAATAGAATATTTTCCTTTTTGGATGCGATCATTGATGTCATCTAAAGTAGCACGCTACTTGTATTTAGAAAAAAATTTTTCGCCCAGATTTTTTGTAAAACTTGCGTGGGGTGAATTTAGTCCCTTAGATGCTGAAAAACACAATAAATATATTAGTAAATTTAAAACATCATCAGAGCGACATGGTACTTGGGGTTTTGCGCAAGCACTAGTAAATGAAAATGATATTATTTGGAAAATAGAAAATCAATTAAGTAAATTAAATGGTGCTAAAACATTGTTACTATGGGGAGGAGCTGATAAATTAATTACTTTAAAATCAATGAATTTTTGGAAGCTGTTACTACCAAACGCAAGAGTAAGAAAGCTTGAAAAAGTTGGACACTTTTTGTTTGATGAAGCACCAGAATTATGTGCCGCAGAGTTATTAGATTTTTTTCAGGATAATGAATAA